The Rhinopithecus roxellana isolate Shanxi Qingling chromosome 13, ASM756505v1, whole genome shotgun sequence genome contains a region encoding:
- the SLC25A1 gene encoding tricarboxylate transport protein, mitochondrial isoform X2 yields MPLASGIPGDPAALGSRADPRPASLRSGILCTLTHSSGLGHGSASRSPAPAPPLAVAQRLGLGHWLRFGPAPTPASARPAPASVSRPARGGLGAGPDSDHAGRDLELTRPPCPRDHNRPLPPPRTERGVQEARTRSRYWAPGLPPAMAAPRAPRALAAAAPASGKAKLTHPGKAILAGGLAGGIEICITFPTEYVKTQLQLDERSHPPRYRGIGDCVRQTVRSHGVLGLYRGLSSLLYGSIPKAAVRFGMFEFLSNHMRDAQGRLDSTRGLLCGLGAGVAEAVVVVCPMETIKVKFIHDQTSPNPKYRGFFHGVREIVREQGLKGTYQGLTATVLKQGSNQAIRFFVMTSLRNWYRGDNPNKPMNPLITGVFGAIAGAASVFGNTPLDVIKTRMQGLEAHKYRNTWDCGLQILRKEGLKAFYKGTVPRLGRVCLDVAIVFIIYDEVVKLLNKVWKTD; encoded by the exons ATGCCCCTGGCCTCCGGGATCCCCGGGGATCCCGCCGCTCTCGGCAGTCGCGCAGACCCGAGGCCCGCTTCCCTGCGGAGCGGCATACTGTGCACCTTGACCCATAGCTCGGGGCTGGGCCACGGCTCCGCCTCCCgcagccccgcccccgccccgccgctCGCGGTCGCCCAGAGACTCGGCCTCGGCCATTGGCTGCGCTTTGGCCCCGCCCCTACGCCTGCCTCGGCGCGCCCCGCCCCGGCCTCAGTTTCCCGGCCCGCTCGGGgcgggctgggggcggggccCGACTCGGACCACGCGGGGCGGGACCTGGAGCTGACGCGGCCGCCCTGCCCCCGGGACCATAACCGGCCGCTGCCGCCACCGCGGACCGAGCGCGGAGTTCAGGAGGCTCGGACCCGAAGCCGCTACTGGGCGCCCGGCCTCCCGCCCGCCATGgccgcgccccgcgccccgcgcgCTCTGGCGGCAGCCGCGCCTGCGTCCGGGAAGGCCAAGCTGACGCACCCGGGGAAGGCGATCCTGGCAG GCGGCCTGGCGGGTGGCATCGAGATCTGCATCACCTTCCCCACTGAGTACGTGAAGACGCAGCTGCAGCTGGACGAGCGCTCGCACCCGCCGCGGTACCGGGGCATCG GGGACTGCGTGCGGCAGACGGTTCGCAGCCATGGCGTCCTGGGTCTGTACCGCGGCCTCAGCTCCCTGCTCTACGGCTCCATCCCCAAGGCGGCCGTCAG GTTCGGAATGTTCGAGTTCCTCAGCAACCACATGCGGGATGCCCAGGGACGGCTGGACAGCACGCGCGGGCTGCTGTGCGGCCTAGGCGCCGGCGTGGCCGAGGCCGTGGTGGTCGTGTGCCCCATGGAGACCATCAAG GTGAAGTTCATCCACGACCAGACCTCTCCAAACCCCAAGTACAGAGGCTTCTTCCACGGGGTTAGGGAGATTGTGCGGGAACAAG GGCTGAAGGGGACGTACCAGGGCCTCACGGCCACCGTCCTGAAGCAGGGCTCGAACCAGGCCATCCGCTTCTTTGTCATGACCTCCCTGCGCAACTGGTACCGAG GGGACAACCCCAACAAGCCCATGAACCCTCTGATCACTGGGGTCTTCGGAGCTATTGCGGGCGCAGCCAGTGTCTTTGGAAACACTCCTCTGGATGTGATTAAGACCCGGATGCAG GGCCTGGAGGCACACAAATACCGGAACACGTGGGACTGCGGCTTGCAGATCCTGAGGAAGGAGGGGCTCAAGGC atTCTACAAGGGCACTGTCCCCCGCCTGGGCCGGGTCTGCCTGGATGTGGCCATAGTGTTTATCATCTATGATGAAGTGGTGAAGCTGCTCAACAAAGTGTGGAAGACAGACTAA
- the SLC25A1 gene encoding tricarboxylate transport protein, mitochondrial isoform X1, whose translation MPLASGIPGDPAALGSRADPRPASLRSGILCTLTHSSGLGHGSASRSPAPAPPLAVAQRLGLGHWLRFGPAPTPASARPAPASVSRPARGGLGAGPDSDHAGRDLELTRPPCPRDHNRPLPPPRTERGVQEARTRSRYWAPGLPPAMAAPRAPRALAAAAPASGKAKLTHPGKAILAGGLAGGIEICITFPTEYVKTQLQLDERSHPPRYRGIGDCVRQTVRSHGVLGLYRGLSSLLYGSIPKAAVRFGMFEFLSNHMRDAQGRLDSTRGLLCGLGAGVAEAVVVVCPMETIKVKFIHDQTSPNPKYRGFFHGVREIVREQGLKGTYQGLTATVLKQGSNQAIRFFVMTSLRNWYRGDNPNKPMNPLITGVFGAIAGAASVFGNTPLDVIKTRMQVQGPGRRWEGGTGPELAAEPLPADVPQGLEAHKYRNTWDCGLQILRKEGLKAFYKGTVPRLGRVCLDVAIVFIIYDEVVKLLNKVWKTD comes from the exons ATGCCCCTGGCCTCCGGGATCCCCGGGGATCCCGCCGCTCTCGGCAGTCGCGCAGACCCGAGGCCCGCTTCCCTGCGGAGCGGCATACTGTGCACCTTGACCCATAGCTCGGGGCTGGGCCACGGCTCCGCCTCCCgcagccccgcccccgccccgccgctCGCGGTCGCCCAGAGACTCGGCCTCGGCCATTGGCTGCGCTTTGGCCCCGCCCCTACGCCTGCCTCGGCGCGCCCCGCCCCGGCCTCAGTTTCCCGGCCCGCTCGGGgcgggctgggggcggggccCGACTCGGACCACGCGGGGCGGGACCTGGAGCTGACGCGGCCGCCCTGCCCCCGGGACCATAACCGGCCGCTGCCGCCACCGCGGACCGAGCGCGGAGTTCAGGAGGCTCGGACCCGAAGCCGCTACTGGGCGCCCGGCCTCCCGCCCGCCATGgccgcgccccgcgccccgcgcgCTCTGGCGGCAGCCGCGCCTGCGTCCGGGAAGGCCAAGCTGACGCACCCGGGGAAGGCGATCCTGGCAG GCGGCCTGGCGGGTGGCATCGAGATCTGCATCACCTTCCCCACTGAGTACGTGAAGACGCAGCTGCAGCTGGACGAGCGCTCGCACCCGCCGCGGTACCGGGGCATCG GGGACTGCGTGCGGCAGACGGTTCGCAGCCATGGCGTCCTGGGTCTGTACCGCGGCCTCAGCTCCCTGCTCTACGGCTCCATCCCCAAGGCGGCCGTCAG GTTCGGAATGTTCGAGTTCCTCAGCAACCACATGCGGGATGCCCAGGGACGGCTGGACAGCACGCGCGGGCTGCTGTGCGGCCTAGGCGCCGGCGTGGCCGAGGCCGTGGTGGTCGTGTGCCCCATGGAGACCATCAAG GTGAAGTTCATCCACGACCAGACCTCTCCAAACCCCAAGTACAGAGGCTTCTTCCACGGGGTTAGGGAGATTGTGCGGGAACAAG GGCTGAAGGGGACGTACCAGGGCCTCACGGCCACCGTCCTGAAGCAGGGCTCGAACCAGGCCATCCGCTTCTTTGTCATGACCTCCCTGCGCAACTGGTACCGAG GGGACAACCCCAACAAGCCCATGAACCCTCTGATCACTGGGGTCTTCGGAGCTATTGCGGGCGCAGCCAGTGTCTTTGGAAACACTCCTCTGGATGTGATTAAGACCCGGATGCAGGTGCAGGGACCGGGAAGGCGATGGGAAGGGGGCACTGGGCCAGAGCTAGCTGCTGAGCCCCTGCCTGCTGATGTCCCGCAGGGCCTGGAGGCACACAAATACCGGAACACGTGGGACTGCGGCTTGCAGATCCTGAGGAAGGAGGGGCTCAAGGC atTCTACAAGGGCACTGTCCCCCGCCTGGGCCGGGTCTGCCTGGATGTGGCCATAGTGTTTATCATCTATGATGAAGTGGTGAAGCTGCTCAACAAAGTGTGGAAGACAGACTAA